From Mobula hypostoma chromosome 8, sMobHyp1.1, whole genome shotgun sequence, the proteins below share one genomic window:
- the LOC134350040 gene encoding interferon-inducible GTPase 5-like — MVGVHYNLELAAADLREGERSLQSVGKSKSKQFTNVLLRIAVMGESATGKSTLLNALLDLNENDEGTSPIGCTENATGITSYRHPTLPNVQYCDFPGLNTPWFPLRKLMKETKFSQYDLFIIVTDGRFADSDQLLAKALKKAGKHFYLVRSKIATLSGRRAGRRNYKQEKMLQRVRKEYTSSLEASEVQNPRVFLCSAYNPDWYDFPALRETVVSNLSEAQKSLFLAALPYTSDVALQRKRNVLQRYVLILSVASGVVGAVNVLLCPLPCDLVIIASGIRFLRRCMGLDDRSLGKLAWRVGTSVPELWNDTERKFLFGDFTRNDLMLITPMALVAAGAKWHVVGKLHLGGNWPFGPILGTVVDGILSFGVALLTLKKSLDVMVESAETIMQKAEAAAAPAPREGGSY, encoded by the coding sequence ATGGTTGGCGTTCACTACAACTTGGAGCTGGCGGCTGCAGATCTCCGTGAAGGTGAGAGGAGTCTCCAGTCAGTAGGCAAGAGCAAATCAAAGCAGTTCACCAACGTACTCCTTCGGATTGCGGTCATGGGCGAATCTGCGACGGGCAAATCAACGCTCCTCAACGCGCTGCTCGATTTGAATGAAAATGATGAAGGGACCTCCCCAATCGGCTGTACAGAAAATGCTACTGGAATAACATCTTACCGCCATCCCACCCTCCCTAATGTCCAGTACTGTGACTTCCCCGGGCTGAACACGCCCTGGTTCCCATTGCGAAAGTTAATGAAGGAGACGAAGTTTTCCCAGTATGACCTGTTCATCATTGTGACCGACGGTCGGTTCGCGGACAGTGACCAGTTACTAGCCAAAGCGCTGAAAAAGGCGGGTAAACACTTCTATCTGGTGCGGTCCAAGATCGCGACACTGTCAGGTCGGAGAGCTGGAAGAAGGAATTACAAACAGGAGAAGATGCTCCAGAGAGTGAGGAAAGAGTACACCTCCTCACTAGAGGCTTCAGAAGTACAGAATCCCCGAGTTTTCCTCTGTTCCGCATATAATCCGGACTGGTACGATTTTCCTGCTTTAAGGGAAACAGTGGTGTCCAATCTATCAGAAGCACAGAAGAGTTTGTTCCTGGCGGCGCTCCCCTACACATCCGATGTGGCTTTACAGAGAAAACGTAATGTTCTACAGCGTTACGTGCTAATTCTGTCCGTCGCTTCGGGGGTTGTCGGTGCAGTTAACGTGCTGTTATGTCCACTTCCCTGTGACCTGGTTATCATTGCCTCGGGTATCCGATTCTTGCGGAGGTGTATGGGTCTGGACGATCGGTCCCTCGGCAAACTGGCCTGGAGAGTGGGGACAAGTGTGCCGGAGCTGTGGAACGACACAGAGCGCAAATTTCTGTTCGGGGATTTCACCAGAAACGATCTAATGCTGATAACGCCGATGGCGCTGGTAGCTGCCGGGGCCAAATGGCATGTTGTGGGTAAATTGCACTTGGGGGGCAACTGGCCCTTTGGGCCTATTCTCGGTACTGTTGTGGATGGCATATTGTCCTTTGGCGTGGCGCTCCTGACGCTGAAAAAGTCGCTGGATGTAATGGTGGAGTCAGCTGAAACAATCATGCAAAAAGCCGAGGCAGCCGCTGCTCCAGCTCCGAGGGAAGGCGGAAGTTACTAA